Proteins co-encoded in one Balearica regulorum gibbericeps isolate bBalReg1 chromosome 24, bBalReg1.pri, whole genome shotgun sequence genomic window:
- the PPP1R9B gene encoding neurabin-2, with product MLRTEAGGGAAAGGGSPSGGATGGGGLRSASPHRNAYEATIQALAPTKEADGEDGKKSRGKKYGSNVHRIKNMFLQMGTAPGPEGACDLAKAKEKPVRLSLPRAGSLNESMDQGNLLKLGTSVSERVSRFDSKPDKPFSKLQETRKIFERSPQEKATTTKLLLRKERAGFQDRKLDVVVRFNGSTESLDKLDTEAVSPTVSQLSAVFEKADLRNNLHKAPGRAGGPLNAKVVGKRPRVFLPSPEAGRSGDGHAAPARARPPEEEKAAGKSGRPVEKETAAPRVQEVCKIKPVEVEESGEAEEEEEEEATAAGEPVPVPQPAKGAEGPAPTAPRLEGGSGTAEEGVKGERAEESDAYEEAKKEDFSEADLVDISAYSGLGEDSGGSGLEEEEEAEGLYEPESGCVEIPGLSEEEEPVPNRKIQFSTAPIQVFSTYSNEDYDRRNEDVDPMAASAEYELEKRVERLDLFPVELEKDSEGLGISIIGMGAGADMGLEKLGIFVKTVTEGGAAHRDGRIQVNDLIVEVDGTSLVGVTQSFAASVLRNTKGRVRFLIGREKPGEQSEVAQLIQQTLEQERWQREMIEQRYTQYTEDDEETGEYATDEEEEMSPMFPGGEMAIEVFELAENEDTLSPVEMDPEKLVHKFKELQIKHAVTEAEIQQLKRKLQCLEQEKARWRAEKAQLEQSVEENKERMEKLEGYWMEAQNLCQAVDEHLKETQAQYQTLERKYSKAKRLIKEYQQKEIEFLKKETAQRRVLEESELAHKEEMEKLQEKISELEAKLQTLKNSNPT from the exons ATGTTGAGGACGGAGGcaggcggcggggcggccgccggCGGGGGGTCCCCCTCCGGCGGGGCGACAGGCGGCGGGGGTCTCCGGAGCGCGTCCCCCCACCGTAACGCCTACGAGGCCACCATCCAGGCCCTGGCGCCCACAAAGGAGGCCGACGGCGAAGACGGCAAGAAAAGCCGGGGTAAGAAGTATGGCTCCAACGTTCATCGTATCAAGAACATGTTCCTGCAGATGGGGACGGCGCCCGGCCCCGAGGGCGCCTGCGacctggccaaggccaaggaGAAGCCCGTCCGTCTCTCCTTGCCCCGGGCCGGCAGCCTCAACGAGAGCATGGACCAGGGCAACCTCCTCAAGCTGGGCACCAGCGTCTCGGAGAGGGTCAGCCGCTTCGACTCCAAACCCGACAAACCCTTCTCCAAGCTGCAGGAGACCCGTAAGATCTTCGAGAGGAGCCCGCAGGAGAAGGCTACCACCACCAAGCTCTTGCTACGTAAGGAGCGAGCTGGTTTCCAGGACCGTAAGCTGGACGTGGTGGTGAGGTTCAATGGCAGCACCGAGTCCTTGGACAAGCTGGACACCGAAGCCGTCTCGCCTACCGTCAGCCAGCTCAGTGCTGTCTTCGAGAAGGCCGACCTCCGTAACAACCTCCATAAGGCGCCGGGGCGAGCGGGAGGACCGCTCAACGCCAAGGTGGTGGGCAAGCGACCTCGGGTCTTCCTGCCGAGCCCCGAGGCCGGACGGTCGGGTGACGGCCACGCTGCCCCGGCCCGTGCCCGGCCACcggaggaggagaaggcagcgGGGAAGAGCGGCCGGCCAGTGGAGAAGGAGACAGCCGCCCCGCGGGTGCAGGAGGTCTGCAAGATCAAGCcggtggaggtggaggagagcGGCGaggccgaggaggaggaggaggaggaggcgacAGCCGCAGGTGAACCGGTGCCCGTGCCCCAGCCGGCCAAGGGGGCTGAGGGTCCGGCGCCCACCGCCCCCCGGCTGGAAGGGGGCTCGGGGACGGCCGAGGAGGGCGTCAAGGGTGAGCGGGCGGAGGAGAGCGATGCCTACGAGGAGGCCAAGAAGGAGGACTTCTCCGAGGCGGACCTGGTGGACATAAGTGCCTACAGCGGGCTCGGGGAGGACTCTGGGGGCAgcgggctggaggaggaggaggaggccgaAGGGCTGTACGAGCCCGAGTCGGGCTGCGTGGAGATCCCGGGGCTGTCCGAGGAAGAGGAGCCTGTCCCCAACCGCAAGATCCAGTTCAGCACGGCCCCCATCCAG GTCTTCAGCACTTACTCCAACGAGGACTACGACCGTCGCAATGAAGATGTCGACCCCATGGCCGCGTCGGCTGAGTATGAGCTGGAGAAGAGGGTGGAGCGGCTCGACCTCTTCCCTGTGGAGCTGGAGAAAG ACTCCGAAGGGCTGGGGATCAGCATCATCGGCATGGGCGCGGGGGCCGACATGGGCCTGGAGAAGCTGGGCATCTTCGTCAAGACGGTGACGGAGGGTGGGGCAGCCCACCGGGACGGCAG GATCCAGGTGAACGATCTCATTGTGGAGGTGGATGGCACCAGCCTGGTGGGGGTGACGCAGAGCTTCGCCGCCTCCGTCCTCAGGAACACCAAGGGCCGCGTCCG GTTCCTCATCGGGCGGGAGAAGCCGGGGGAGCAGAGCGAGGTGGCCCAGCTGATCCAGCAGACGCTGGAGCAGGAGCGGTGGCAGCGGGAGATGATCGAGCAGCGCTACACCCAGTACACCGAGGATGATGAGGAG ACGGGCGAGTACGCCacagatgaggaggaggagatgagcCCCATGTTCCCCGGTGGCGAGATGGCCATTGAGGTGTTCGAGCTGGCCGAGAACGAGGACACGCTCTCCCCCGTGGAGATGGACCCTGAAAAGCTGGTGCACAAGTTCAAGGAG CTCCAGATCAAACACGCCGTCACCGAGGCCGAGATCCAGCAGCTGAAGAGGAAG ctgcagtgcctggagcaggagaaggcaCGCTGGCGGGCCGAGAAGgcccagctggagcagagcgTGGAGGAGAACAAGGAGCGGATGGAGAAGCTGGAGGGGTACTGGATGGAGGCGCAGAACCTCTGCCAGGCCGTGGACGAGCACCTCAAGGAGACGCAGGCCCAGTACCAGACCCTGGAGCGCAAGTACAGCAAGGCCAAGAGGCTCATCAAGGAGTACCAGCAAAA GGAGATCGAGTTCCTGAAGAAGGAGACGGCGCAGCGGCGGGTGCTGGAGGAGTCGGAGCTGGCGCAcaaggaggagatggagaagcTGCAGGAGAAG atcTCCGAACTGGAGGCCAAGCTGCAGACTTTGAAAAATTCCAACCCGACTTAA
- the SGCA gene encoding alpha-sarcoglycan isoform X1, with protein sequence MEAPALRWAWVLAAMALGGSWATLPDHRVLPDHRVSSDTGAVFVHELERELFQEAFLTGREDDGAAAPITFQAHLRDHPDLPRWLRYIQRDPHQPGFLYGCPTAAEVGTHAIEVLAYNRHTYETVAQRLVITVVPAPGGELPYQGEFLVGNRNVEELLPAAAQETFLQAAAEVWERDDLHVINITSALDRGGRVPLPIEGRKEGVYVKVGSRGAFSPCLVSAASAQSRFRCSLGQQPLASCYDTFAPHFTVRWCNLTLLQVWPSPTAPGPTWGSGVLEEGGDFQPPTEAPPQDLLPSYLVTLLVPLAVAALLCLLLGHLMCCRREGVQKRDLETSDIQLVHHTTIHGDTEELRHMAGSRDVPRPLSTLPMFNVRTGQRINPMPGPSDGARVPLLPQ encoded by the exons ATGGAGGCCCCCGCGCTGCGCTGGGCCTGGGTGCTGGCAG CCATGGccctgggggggtcctgggccACCCTCCCTGACCACCGTGTCCTCCCCGACCACCGCGTCTCCTCCGACACCGGAGCCGTCTTCGTCCACGAGCTGGAGCGGGAGCTGTTCCAGGAGGCCTTCCTCACCGGGCGCGAGGATGACGGCG CAGCCGCCCCCATCACCTTCCAAGCCCACCTCCGGGACCACCCCGACCTGCCGCGGTGGCTGCGGTACATCCAGCGCGACCCCCACCAGCCGGGCTTCCTCTACGGCTGCCCCACGGCCGCCGAGGTGGGCACCCACGCCATCGAG GTGCTGGCGTACAACCGGCACACCTACGAGACCGTGGCACAGCGCCTCGTCATCACCGTCGTCCCCGCTCCAG GCGGGGAGCTGCCGTACCAGGGCGAGTTCCTGGTGGGCAACAGGAAcgtggaggagctgctgccggCGGCCGCGCAGGAGACCTTCCTCCAGGCCGCGGCTGAAGTCTGGGAGCGGGACGACCTCCACGTCATCAACATCACCTCCGCCCTGGACCGGGGCGGCCGCGTCCCGCTGCCCATCGAGGGGCGCAAGGAGGG GGTGTACGTGAAGGTGGGCTCCCGCGGCGCCTTCTCGCCGTGCCTGGTGTCGGCAGCCTCGGCGCAGAGCCGCTTCCGCTGCAGCCTGGGCCAGCAGCCCCTCGCCTCCTGCTACGACACCTTCGCCCCCCACTTCACCGTCCGCTGGTGCAACCTCACCTTG CTGCAGGTCTGGCCCAGCCCCACGGCGCCGGGGCCGACGTGGGGTTCCGGGGTGCTGGAGGAGGGTGGGGATTTCCAGCCCCCCACCGAGGCCCCCCCCCAGGACCTGCTGCCCAGCTACCTGGTGACGCTGCTGGTGCCGCTGGCGGTGGCCGCGCTGCTTTGCCTGCTCCTGGGCCACCTCATGTGCTGCCGCAGGGAGGGAGT GCAAAAACGGGACTTGGAGACGTCTGA CATCCAGCTGGTCCACCACACCACCATCCACGGTGACACGGAGGAGCTGAGGCACATGGCCGGCAGCCGGGATGTCCCACGTCCCCTTTCCACCCTTCCCATGTTCAACGTCCGCACGGGTCAACGCATCAACCCCATGCCCGGTCCCTCGGATGGTGCCCGCGTCCCCCTCCTTCCACA gtAA
- the SGCA gene encoding alpha-sarcoglycan isoform X2 — translation MEAPALRWAWVLAAMALGGSWATLPDHRVLPDHRVSSDTGAVFVHELERELFQEAFLTGREDDGAAPITFQAHLRDHPDLPRWLRYIQRDPHQPGFLYGCPTAAEVGTHAIEVLAYNRHTYETVAQRLVITVVPAPGGELPYQGEFLVGNRNVEELLPAAAQETFLQAAAEVWERDDLHVINITSALDRGGRVPLPIEGRKEGVYVKVGSRGAFSPCLVSAASAQSRFRCSLGQQPLASCYDTFAPHFTVRWCNLTLLQVWPSPTAPGPTWGSGVLEEGGDFQPPTEAPPQDLLPSYLVTLLVPLAVAALLCLLLGHLMCCRREGVQKRDLETSDIQLVHHTTIHGDTEELRHMAGSRDVPRPLSTLPMFNVRTGQRINPMPGPSDGARVPLLPQ, via the exons ATGGAGGCCCCCGCGCTGCGCTGGGCCTGGGTGCTGGCAG CCATGGccctgggggggtcctgggccACCCTCCCTGACCACCGTGTCCTCCCCGACCACCGCGTCTCCTCCGACACCGGAGCCGTCTTCGTCCACGAGCTGGAGCGGGAGCTGTTCCAGGAGGCCTTCCTCACCGGGCGCGAGGATGACGGCG CCGCCCCCATCACCTTCCAAGCCCACCTCCGGGACCACCCCGACCTGCCGCGGTGGCTGCGGTACATCCAGCGCGACCCCCACCAGCCGGGCTTCCTCTACGGCTGCCCCACGGCCGCCGAGGTGGGCACCCACGCCATCGAG GTGCTGGCGTACAACCGGCACACCTACGAGACCGTGGCACAGCGCCTCGTCATCACCGTCGTCCCCGCTCCAG GCGGGGAGCTGCCGTACCAGGGCGAGTTCCTGGTGGGCAACAGGAAcgtggaggagctgctgccggCGGCCGCGCAGGAGACCTTCCTCCAGGCCGCGGCTGAAGTCTGGGAGCGGGACGACCTCCACGTCATCAACATCACCTCCGCCCTGGACCGGGGCGGCCGCGTCCCGCTGCCCATCGAGGGGCGCAAGGAGGG GGTGTACGTGAAGGTGGGCTCCCGCGGCGCCTTCTCGCCGTGCCTGGTGTCGGCAGCCTCGGCGCAGAGCCGCTTCCGCTGCAGCCTGGGCCAGCAGCCCCTCGCCTCCTGCTACGACACCTTCGCCCCCCACTTCACCGTCCGCTGGTGCAACCTCACCTTG CTGCAGGTCTGGCCCAGCCCCACGGCGCCGGGGCCGACGTGGGGTTCCGGGGTGCTGGAGGAGGGTGGGGATTTCCAGCCCCCCACCGAGGCCCCCCCCCAGGACCTGCTGCCCAGCTACCTGGTGACGCTGCTGGTGCCGCTGGCGGTGGCCGCGCTGCTTTGCCTGCTCCTGGGCCACCTCATGTGCTGCCGCAGGGAGGGAGT GCAAAAACGGGACTTGGAGACGTCTGA CATCCAGCTGGTCCACCACACCACCATCCACGGTGACACGGAGGAGCTGAGGCACATGGCCGGCAGCCGGGATGTCCCACGTCCCCTTTCCACCCTTCCCATGTTCAACGTCCGCACGGGTCAACGCATCAACCCCATGCCCGGTCCCTCGGATGGTGCCCGCGTCCCCCTCCTTCCACA gtAA